GACAGCGAGGTCGAGGAGATCGACAACGCCGTCGAGGCGGAGACCGAGGCCGAGGAGAAGCCGACCCCACTCGCCGTGCAGCGCCGGGACGCGATCATCGCCGCGCTCCAGGAGTCCGGCGCCGCCCGCGTGCTCGACCTCGGCTGCGGGCAGGGCCAGCTGGTGCAGGCGCTGCTGAGGAACCCGCGGTTCACCGAGATCGTCGGCGTCGACGTGTCGATGCGGGCGCTCACCATCGCCTCCCGGCGCCTGAAGCTGGACCGCATGGGGGAGCGGCAGGCCTCGCGCGTCCAGCTCTTCCAGAGCTCGCTGGCCTACACCGACAACCGGCTCAAGGGGTACGACGCCGCCGTGCTCAGCGAGGTGATCGAACACCTCGACCTGCCGCGGCTGCCCGCCCTGGAGTACGCGGTGTTCGGCGCGGCCCGCCCCCGGACCGTGCTCGTGACCACGCCCAACGTCGAGTACAACGTGCGCTGGGAGAGCCTCCCGGCCGGGCACGTCCGGCACGGCGACCACCGCTTCGAGTGGACCCGCGAGGAGTTCCGCACCTGGGCGGGCGCGGTGGCCGAACGGCACGGCTACGGCGTGGAGTTCGTGCCCGTCGGACCGGACGACCCGGAGGTCGGGCCACCCACACAGATGGCCGTGTTCACCCAGAAGACCGTGAACGACAAGGAGGCGAAGGCAGCATGACGATCACTCAGAAGGGGCGGGTCCTCCCCGTCACCGACCTCTCCCTCGTCGTCCTGATCGGCGCCTCCGGTTCGGGCAAGTCCACCTTCGCCCGCCGGCACTTCAAGCCGACCGAGGTGATCTCCTCCGACTTCTGCCGCGGCCTGGTCTCCGACGACGAGAACGACCAGAGCGCCACCCGGGACGCCTTCGACGTCCTGCACTACATCGCGGGCAAGCGCCTCGCCGCCGGGCGCCGCACGGTCGTGGACGCCACCAGCGTGCAGCAGGACGCCCGCCGGCAGCTGATCGACCTGGCCAAGCAGTACGACGTGCTGCCCATCGCCATCGTGCTCGACGTGCCCGAGGACGTGTGCGCCGAGCGCAACGCCTCCCGCACCGACCGGGCCGACATGCCGCGCCGGGTCATCCAGCGCCACACCCGCGAACTCAGGCGTTCGCTCAGGCACCTGGAGCGCGAGGGCTTCCGCAAGGTGCACGTCCTGCGGGGCGTGGAGGACATCGAGAACGCCACCGTCGTCACCGAGAAGCGCTTCAACGACCTGACCCACCTCACCGGCCCCTTCGACATCGTCGGCGACATCCACGGCTGCTCCGTGGAACTGGAGGCGCTGCTCGGCAAGTTGGGCTATGTCGACGGCGTCCACCCGGAGGGCCGTACGGCGGTCTTCGTCGGCGACCTCGTCGACCGCGGCCCGGACAGCCCGGGCGTGCTGCGCCGCGTGATGTCGATGGTGACGTCGGGCAACGCCCTGTGCGTGCCCGGCAACCACGAGAACAAGTACGGCCGTTACCTCAAGGGCCGCAAGGTCCAGCACACGCACGGCCTCGCCGAGACCATCGAGCAGATGGAGGACGAGAGCGAGGAGTTCAAGCAGCGGGTGCGGGAGTTCATCGACGGACTCGTCAGCCACTACGTCCTCGACGGCGGCAAGCTGGTCGTCTGCCACGCCGGTCTGCCGGAGAAGTACCACGGCCGCACCTCCGGCCGGGTGCGCTCGCACGCGCTGTACGGCGACACCACCGGCGAGACCGACGAGTTCGGGCTGCCGGTGCGCTACCCGTGGGCGGAGGACTACCGGGGGCGCGCGGCCGTGGTGTACGGCCACACTCCGGTCCCGGACGCCACCTGGCTCAACAACACCATCTGCCTGGACACCGGCGCCGTCTTCGGCGGCAAGCTCACCGCGCTGCGCTGGCCGGAGCGCGAACTGGTCGACGTACCGGCGGAGCAGGTCTGGTACGAGCCGGCGAAGCCGCTGCGGGCCGAGGCGCCCGGTGGGCACGACGGGCGGCCGCTGGACCTCGCGGACGTGCACGGCCGCCGGGTCGTCGAGACGCGGCACCAGGGCCGCGTCTCGATTCGCGAGGAGAACGCGGCGGCGGCCCTGGAGGTCATGAGCCGCTTCGCGGTGGACCCGCGGCTGCTGCCGTACCTCCCGCCGACCATGGCCCCGACGGCGACGAGTCACGTCGAGGCCCGCGGCGGAGCCGCTAATGAGCACTTCTTGGAGCACCCGGCCGAGGCCTTCGCGCAGTACAAGGAGGACGGCGTCGCGCGGGTCGTGTGCGAGGAGAAGCACATGGGCTCGCGGGCGGTGGCGCTGGTGTGCCGGGACGCGGAGGCGGCCCGCGAGCGGTTCGGAGTCGACGGCCCGACCGGGTCGCTCTACACCCGCACCGGCCGCCCGTTCTTCGACGACGAGACCGTCACCGAAGAGATCCTCGGCCGCCTGCGCACGGCGATCGACGAGGCCGGCCTCTGGACCGAACTGGACACTGACTGGCTCCTGCTGGACGCCGAACTGATGCCGTGGTCGCTGAAGGCCGCCGGCCTGCTGCGCAGTCAGTACGCCGCCGTGGGTGCCGCGTCCGGCGCGGTGTTCCCGGGTGCGCTGGCCGCCCTGGAGGGCGCGGCGGCGCGCGGCGTCGACGTGTCGGAGCTGCTGGCCCGCCAGCGCGAACGGGCCGACGCAGCCTCGGCGTTCACCGAGGCCTACCGGCGCTACTGCTGGACCACGGACGGCCTGGACGGCGTACGCCTGGCCCCCTTCCAGATCCTCGCCGTCCAGGGCCGCAGCCTCGCCGCCCTGCCGCACGTCGAGCAGCTCGCGCTCCTCGACCGGCTGGTGGAACACGACGGCAGCGGCCTGCTGCAGACCACCCGACGGCTCTACGTCGACACCGCCGACCCCGAGTCGGTACAGGCCGGCGTCGACTGGTGGCTGGAGATGACCGGCCGGGGCGGCGAGGGCATGGTCGTCAAGCCGGTGGGCGCGGTAGTACGCAGCGAACAGGGCCGACTGGTGCAGCCCGGCATCAAATGCCGGGGCCGCGAGTACCTGCGGATCATCTACGGCCCCGAGTACACGCGTCCCGACAACCTCGCCCGCCTCCGCGGCCGGTTCCTCAACCACAAGCGCTCGCTCGCGATCCGTGAGTACGCGCTCGGCCTGGAGGCGCTGGACCGGCTGGCGGAGGGCGAGCCGCTGTGGCGGGTGCACGAGGCGGTCTTCGGCGTGCTCGCGCTGGAGTCGGAGCCGGTGGATCCACGCCTGTGACGGAAAGAATCCGGCCGAGTGTCCCAACTCGGGGGCGCTCGGCCGGACTTCGTGCCTCCAGACCTCACTCGTCCCTGGTTAACCGCCAGTTGCCGTGCTAACTTCGCAGGTCGGTCAGGCAGGCGTACCGACTCATGGGGGAAAGTCGGTGGTGACAGGCGTGGGGTTCGGCGGGCCCGAGAGGGATTCCTCGCGTGCGCAAGGCCTGGAGGTGCTGTTACAGCTCACGGCCGCCTTGTGCGAGCTGAGCTGCATGGAGGACGCGCAGGGGCGCACCCAGTTCGCGACGGTGCTCGGGGAACAACTGGGCCGACCGGTCGATGTGCGCGGCGTCCGGCTGCGCGAGGACGTGGTGGCCATGGTGCGCGCCGCGCTGAACGTGGTGGGCGGGGAACGCGTACTGGTGAGGGTGGTCGAGGTCTTCGAAGGAGCCGCGCCGGCCGACGAACTCGACCGGCTCCTCGCCCCCGCCGCACCTGCCCCCACAGCCGGGACACTGCCCGGCCCGCTCTCCGGCCACGACCAGAGCACGGCACGCTCCCTGCTGGCCGACGCCAAGGGAGAGGTGTCCGCCGCCCGGCTCCGGGACGCCCTCGTCGAGGACCTCAACGGCCTCTACCTGCCCGCCGGACTCTCCCCGGAACAGCTCTTCGCGCACGTCCTGGAGTGGAACGCGCAGCCGGACGGCCTTCCGCCCGCCGTGCTCCTGGTGGACCTGGCCGCCGGGCTCGCCGCGGTGCCCGGCCACCGCACCGCCCTGGTCAAGTGGGTCGACGGCTGGGCGCAGCGCGCCGGTCTGTCCGAGGCGGTGGGGCGGCGCCGGGCCGAACGCACCGCCTCGGTGAGCGACCCGGACATCCCGTGCTGTCTGATCGTCGCCGTGGAACCCGCCCGCGACGGCTCCGGCGAGTTCGTCGTACGTCCCTGGCTCAACACCGTGCCCGGCCACTGGGACCCGCAGCCCGGCGAGCCGGCCACCACCACCCTGGACGGCCTCGGACCGGCCGTCGAACGGGCCCTTCGGCAGGGCGCCCGGCTCTGGTCGGCCCCGCGCGATCCGGATCCGGTGGGACGCGAGCAGCCGACGTACGTGGAGTTCGTCCTTCCGTACGACCTCCTCAACCACGACGTGGCGGGGCTGAGGTTCGCCACCGGCCACGGCAGGCCGTTACCGCTCGGGCTGAAGTACGGGGTGCACCTACGCAGTCTGGAGCGGATGCGTACCGACGACGTCCTGGTCCGCAGGCAGTGGCAGGAGCGCTGGCACGCCCTGCGGCAAAACGGCGTCACGGTGCACAGCTGGAGCGGGTCGGACGCCCAGCGGCTCGACGCGTGGCACACCTCGCTCGCCGGTGAGAGCGACCACACCGCCGTGGTGCTCGACGCCCCGGCCGACACCTCGGCCCTGGAGGCGCTGAAGGCCGCCATAGCGGAGGGCATAGCGCTTGCGATCTGGGACCGCAGGGGAGTCTTCATCGAGGAGCGCAGGGAGGTCGTGACCGCGGTCTTCGCGTCCGTGCCGATCGCGGCGCAGATCCCCATGGCCATCCACCGGCTGCGCAGGAAGGCCGAGCATCCCGCCCAGAGCCCTGATCTCCTGGGGCGACACATCGCCTTCTTCTGGGACGATCCGACACGACTCGTTGACATCCAGACCGACGACGGCGATCTCGCCAGCGAGGAGGCACCGGCATGACCGCGCAGGAGCAGACGGCCCCGGACGGCTGGCGGGTCTTCCACGCCACCGGGCAGGCCCCGGCCGCAGCGCCGCAGTTGCCCTCGGCCCCGCCCTGGCGCCGGTTCCGCGGTGAACCGCTCCAGCCCGCGCCGCCGGACGACCCGCAGGCCGCGCTGCGCCGCCTGGGCCCCGACGCGGTCGCTCCCCAGCTCGGCTCGGAGGAGATCGACATCGTCAACGCCGCGCTGCTGCTGCGCCGGCCCCTCCTGATCACCGGTCCGCCCGGCATCGGCAAGTCCACGCTCGCCTATGTGATCGCGCGGGAACTGGGGCTCGGCCGGGTGCTGGAGTGGAACATAGTCAGCCGTACGACACTGCGGGACGGCCTCTACAGCCACGACGCCATGGGGCGAGCCCAGGCCATCGCCGCCTGGCAGGCCGGGCTGCGGGACACGGCGGATTCCGGACGGGCCGACGGGACCGACCGGGCACCGGCGGCGGACGCGGGGGAGACCGGAGCCCGCGATTCGTTAAAACATCGTCAACTTCCGCCCCTCCTCGGTGATTTCATCACACTCGGCCCCCTCGGCACCGCCCTGCTGCCCTACGATCGTCCCCGAGTCCTCCTCGTCGACGAGCTCGACAAGAGCGACATCGACCTGCCGAACGACCTGTTGCACGTCCTGGAGAACGGAAGTTATGACGTCCCGGAGCTGGTCCGCGACGCCGCCGACACCGCGCGCGTCCACACCAGCGACCCCGGCGGCCGCGCCGTGGTGCGGGGAGGCCGGGTCGAGTGCCGGGAGTTCCCGGTCGTGGTGATCACCAGCAACGGGGAACGGGAGTTCCCGGCGGCCTTCCGCAGGCGCTGCCTGCCGCTGGAGCTGCGCACCCCCACCCGGGAGCAGCTGCTGGCCCTGGTCGAACGGCACCTGGGGGACGGGGCGCGGGGCACGGAGGACCTGGTGGACCTGTTCCTGCAGCGGGTGCAGGCCGGTGGCGTCCACTCTCTCGACCAGTTACTCAACGCTGTCCAGATCACTACCACGGGTGGTTTCCAGGCCGACGGCAACGGGCGTAAGCTCGTGGAAATGCTCCTCCGCGACCTCGCGAAGGGCCGCTGAATGGACAACGGCTTTCCCAGGGAGCGCGCATCCGGATCCGGCGACGGCGGACCAGTGTCGGGGTCGTCGCCTCCGTCGGCGTTCCCCGAATCCGTCGAGTACGCGAGTGAGTACGGAGGTCCGTTTCCCGTTGCCCCGGAGCAGGACCCCCTGACCCGCGTGCAGCCGGACGCCGAGGCGGAGGCAGTGCCGCGCTGGCAGGAGGTCGCCGACGCGGTGTGGCTCGCCGCGTACTGGGACCACCACGGTGGCCCCGCCACGGCCCGGCAGGACGCGGCGCCGGGCCGTGGCACCGCGCGTACGGACCGGCGCCCCGCACGCTCCGAGCCGGCCGCCGACGCACACCGGCCCCAGACGCCCCCGGCTTCCGGACTTCCCTCCGCCGACGCGCACTTGGGCGGCGACCTTCGCGCGCCGGACCCGCTCGCCCCCGACGAGGACCCCGACGGGCCGCGCCCGCTGGAGCCCGGAGGGGCGGACACCGGCGGCGACTTCCGGCTGCCGCGGTCGCCGGCCACCGCCACGGCCCGGCTGTTACCCGACCCCGAGGGCCCCCGCATGCTGCACCTCGGCCGCCCGCTGCTGCCCGCCGCCGAGCCCCCGCAGCAGAGCCACGGCCGCCGCACCGCCCTGCTCGCCCGTGCCCTGCACCAGCTGGCCCGCCGCGTGCCCTCCCGCGACACCCTGGAGCTGGACGAGGAGACGACCGCCGAGCAGGGGGTCGCCGACGGCATGTGGATGCCCTTCCTCCGCCCCGCCCGTACCCCCGCCTTCGACCTGGTGCTGCTCGTCGACGACGCGCCCACCATGCGGATCTGGCAGGAGACGACCGCCCGCCTCGCCGAGGCCGCCGAGCACAGCGGCGCCTTCCGGGGCGTACGCACAGTCCGGGTGAACGTGCCGCGCACCGGAACCGCCACACTGCGCCGGGGCAGCGAGGGCGCGGCCGCGGACCCGGCCGAACTCCTCGACGGGCGCGGCGGCCGCGTCTTCCTCATCGTCACCGACGGACTCACCCACGGCTGGGCCGCCCCCGCCGCCGACGCGCTGCTCGGCCGCCTCGCCCACGCCGGCCCCACCGCACTCGTCCACCTGCTGCCGCCGCATCTGCGCCGCCGCACCTCCCTCAACCCGTACGACGCGACACTGGAGGCCGGCGGCTTCGGCGCCCCCAACGACGGCCTCGGTCACTGGGCGCCGCCCGGCGGACCCGACCCCATGCGGCCCCTGCCCGAGGCGGGCGACGGCTCCGTGCCCGTGCCCGTGCTGTCCCTGAAGCCGGGTTCCCTCGCCGCCTGGGCCGACCTCGTCACCGGGGAACGCGGAGTGCGCCGCGCCCTGCCCGTCGTCCTCGCCGGCACCCTCACCAAGGGCGCGCCCGCGCCCGGCCTGCGTGCCCCGCGCTTCTCGCGCGCCGCGGCCGCCGCTGTACGCCGCTTCTTCACCCTCGCCACGCCGGCCGCCCGCCGGCTCGCCACCCAACTCGCCGCCGTCCCGTTCGAGTTCGACCTCGTGGAACAGCTGCGGCGCCGGGTCATGCCGGAGACCGGTCCCGACCACCTCGCCGAGATCCTGATGGGCGGCCTGATCGACTGGGACAGTGCCGGCGACGGTCGGCCCGACTTCGCCGACGGAGTGCGCGAGGCGCTGCTCGCCACCACCACCCGCTCCCAACTCGCCCGCACCGTCAGCGTGGTGGGCGAACTCCCGGCCGCCGGAGAACGCGGGATCGCGCTGCGCGCCGCCCTGCTCGACCCGATGGGCACCACGCTGCCCGACCCCACCGAGCGCGGCTGGGTGCGCAGCGAACTGGCCGTCATGCGCGCGCTCTCGGGGCCGTACTCCGAACGTGCGAACCGCATCGAACCCGACCCTTCCCGACTCACGCCCGGCACGGCCGAACGGGTGGCCGCTGGTTTGTACGGAGGTGCACCCGGAGGGGTGAACCACCCGGACGGCGGCGGATCTTCCGGCGACGGAAAAGGCAGTGATCCAGCGTCGAACCTTCCTGACGCGTCTGGAGATCTAGTGCCGAGCCTGGTGACCGCGACCCAACAAGAAGCCCCGGAGGCTGAGCCGCTCATGCAGAGCACCACGACCGCAACGCCGGCCCTTCTGGTGAACGTTCCGCTCAGGAACACCTCATTCGTCGGCCGCCAGGCGCTGCTGAGGGACGTGGAGGAGCAGCTCAGCGCCCAGGACACCGCGGCCGTGCTGCCGCACGCGCTGCACGGCCTGGGCGGCGTCGGCAAGTCCCAGCTGGCGCTGGAGTACATCTACACCCACCAGCACGACTACAAGGTGATCTGCTGGATCCCCGCCGAGCGGGAAAGCCTCATCCTCGCCGGGCTGGCCGCCCTGGCGGCCCAGCTGGGCGTCGCCCCGGCGGGACAGGACGTCGGCACGCCCACCGCCAACACGGCCGTGCCCGCCGTCCTGGAGGCGCTGCGCACCGGAACGCCGTACGACAACTGGCTGCTCGTCTTCGACAACGCCGAGGACGTCGAGGTGGTGCGCCAGTACTTCCCGACCAACGGGCCGGGGAAGGTCGTCGTCACCTCCCGCAACCGCGCCTGGGAGCGGGTGGCCACCCCGCTGCCCGTCAACGTCTTCGAGCGCGAGGAGTCCATCGAGCTGCTCCAGAAGCGCTCGCCCGGCCTGTCCACCGAGGACGCGGACCGGCTCGCCGAGGCACTCGGCGACCTGCCGCTCGCCGTGGAGCAGGCGGGCGCCTGGCGCGCGGTCACCGGCATGCTCGTCGACGAGTACCTCGACCTGCTCGCCCAGCGCAGCCCGGAGATCCTCGAACTCGACCCGAACCCCGACTACCCGGTCTCCGTCGCGGCCGCCTGGGACATCTCGCTGGAGCGGATCCGGGAGAACAACCCGGGTGCCCGGCAGCTGCTCGACATCTGCGCCAGCATGGCCCCCGAGCCCATTCCGCGGTCCATGCTGCGGGGCGGCCGCGGCGTCAACATCACGGCCGAGGTCGACCCCCTGCTGCGCGAGTCCATCAAGCTGAACCGGGCCATCCGCGACCTCAGCCAGTTCTCCCTGGTCAGGGTGGACCCGCGGTCCGGCACCCTGCAGATGCACCGCCTGCTGCAGACCGTGCTCCTCGCCAAGCTGAGCACCGAGGAACGCGACCGCATGCGGGACGCCGCCCACCAGCTCCTGTCGGCCGCCAAGCCCGGGCACCACGCCTCGTCGGTGGAATGGCGCTCCTACCAGGCGCTGCTGCCCCACATCCTCACCTCCCAGGCGGTGACCAGCTCCGACACCTTCGTACGCGAGCTGGTCCACGACACCGTGCTGTTCCTCTACTACTGGGGCGACCACCAGGGCGCCGCGGACCTCGGCCGGCAGGCCTGGAACGCCTGGCTCGCGGCCTCCGGCGAGGAGGACATCCACGTCATCCGCATGGCGAAGAGCTTCGCGTTCACCCTGCGCCAGATCGGCCAGATCACCGAGGCCATCCCGCTCACCGAGAGGGCACTGGAGGTCTCCCGCCGCATCGAGGTCGACCCCGAGGACCTCATCGACTCCCTCTGCGAGATGGCCGACGCCCGCCGCTACCAGGGCCGGTTCGCGGAGGCCCGGGACCTCGGCCGGGAGGCCACGGAGCTCGCCCGGTCCCTGTTCGGGCCGGACGACCCCACCACCCTGCGGGCCACCCACAGCTGGGGCGTCGACCTGCGGCTGTGCGGGCAGTTCCGCGAGGCCCTGCCCCTGGACCAGGAGAACGCCCGGCTGCGCGAGCTGATGTACGGTCCCGACAACTTCCTCACCCTCAACTCCCTCAACGGCCTGTCCATCGACATGCGGGAGAGCGGCGACTACCCCGGCGCCCGGGACTTCCAGGAGGACGTCCACCGGCGGGCGCGCACCGCGCTCGGCGAGGAACATCCGCTCACCCTGCGCGTCGCCCGCAACCTGGCCGTGTGCCGACGCCGCGACGGGGCGCTCGCCGAGGCCGCGAAGCTCTCCGACGAGACGCTGCGGCGCTTCGTCGCCCGCTACGGGTCCGTGCACGCCGACTCGCTGTCCACGGCGATCAACCTGTCCGTCGACCAGCGCCTGGCCGGGGACCTCGACAGCTCCCGCCAGTTGGGCGAGGAGACCGCACGGCGCTATGCGACGCTCCTCGGCGAAAACCACGCGTACACGCTGCTGACCCAGGCCAATCTGGCCGCCACCCTGCGTGCGCTCGGCGCGCTCGACAGCGCGCAGGAGCTGGAGGACGCCGCGGCCGACCGGCTGGCGCAGACGCTGGGGGCCAAGCATGTGATCACGCTGACCGTCGCGGTCGGCCGGGCCAACACGGCCTACGCGCGGCTGGACTTCGACCGGGCCCACGAGATCGACCAGGCCAATGTGCCGCTGCTCGCCGAGATCGCGGGCGAGGAACACCCGCTGACCCTGTCCGTGACGGCGAACCTCGCCCTCGACCTGCGCGGCCTGGGCCGCGGCGCGGAGGCCGACGAGATGCAGCGCGAGGCGGTGGAGGGCCTCACCCGCGTGGTCCGCGCCGACCACCCCTGGCTCGTGGCGGCCCGCCAGCGCCGCCGTATCGAGTGCGACATGGCCCCGATGCCGCTGTAGCACCGGCCTAGGGCCTGTCCCCGCCGGAGGCGACACACGCGCCGGCCGGGGCGGCACCGCGTGCCGCCCCGGCCGACGCGTGTGACGGGCGCGGTCAGCCCACGTCCGCCACCGGGGCCGGTCGGGTGCCGTCCTGTGGGGTCGGCGGCGGAGGTGCGGCGGTGTCGTGGACCACGGGAGTGGGGCGGGCCCGTTCGGCCAGGCGCTGGGTCAGGAGCAGCAGCGGCTGGGTGAGAAGCGTCGTGGCGAGGGCCATGAAGACCAGGACGGTGTAGAGCGGGGTGCTCAACAGACCCGCCTGGAGACCCGCGTTGAGGGCGATGAGCTCCGTGAGGCCGCGGGCGCTCAGCAAGACGCCGACCGTGCGCGCGTCGTGTGTGTCCAGCCCGCCGAGCCGGGCCGCCACCGTGCCGCTGCCGATCTTCGTGACGACCGCCAGTGCCGTCACCATCAGCACAGCGACCCATCCCGTGGCATCCATGCTGTTCAGCGCGACCGACTGACCCGAGATCACGAAGAAGAAGGGCAGCAGCAGTGAACTGACGTCGTGCAGGGGCCGCAGCAGATCCGGATCGAGTATGCCGCCCTTCTCCCGCGGCGCCACCACACCCGCGAGCAGCGCTCCGAAGATCACATGCAGTCCGAGGAAGTGCGTCACCCACGCCGACCCGAGCGCGAAACCGAGGAGCAGAGCCAGCCGCAACGAGGGCTCCATGCGCGTCCCCCACAGCAGCCTGCGCAGCAGCGGACGGGCCGTGAGGACCATCAGGGCGACGAAGCCGGCCGCGATCGTCACCCGCCAGGGCCACGCCAGCGACTGCTCGCCGCCGCTGTCCATCAGCGTCCCGGCCAGCACCGTCCAGCCGATCACGTCGAGGATCCCGGCGGCGGACACCGCCACCACCCCGGGCACGGTACGGGCCAGACCGTTCTCCCGCACGATGGCCGTCAGCACCGGCACCGCCGTTATCGACAGGGCGACACCGGCGAACACCACCATGGCGGGGGTCAGATCGCGCGGCATGCCCAGGTCCCGTAACTGCTCCCGGAACAGCAGCGCGCAGCCGCTGCCCACGGCCATCGGCACCACGAACGCGGCCAGCGCCACGGTCACCGCCGTGCGCGCCCGGTTGCCCAGGAGCTTCAGATCCAGCTCGTAGCCCACCGCGAACAGGAACACCACCAGCGCGAACTGGGCGAACCCGGTCAGCGCCGGACCGATGCCCTCGGGGAACAACGCCTCGTGGGCGCCGGGTGCCACACTGCCCAGCAGGGAGGGACCGAGCGCTATGCCCGCCGTCAACTGGCCCACGATGTACGGCTGTTTCAGCTGCCGAGCCAGCCAGCCCGCCGCATGCGCGGCCACCAGGATCAGGGCCGAGGCACCCACGAAATGCGTGATCAGCGCGTCAGGGCTCACCGTGTCCCCCTGTTGTCCAGTTGTCGCGGCCGACGGTCCGTCCGGCCGTAAGTGGGCGTCGCACGTTTGCGGTAGCCCAACCTCCTTAGAATACTGGTAATTTGACGGCGCATCGGGAGTCGTACACACGCTGCACCAGTGTCACGGGGGGCACATTGACGGCGGTCGTCTTCATCCATGGGACCGGGGTGCGCGAACCGGGCTTCTCGGCTCTCGCGGGGCGCGTCGCGGCCGGTCTGACCGCCCTGCGCGACGGACTGCGCGTCGTGCCGTACTACTGGGGCGAGGCCCACGGCGCCACGCTCGCCGCGGGCGGGGCGAGCCTGCCACCGCCGCCGGCCGCGGCCCGCGGCCTCGCCGAGACCCCGGCCGGACCTGGCGCCGACGACGACACGGCGACCGCCTGGGCCGCCCTGTACGCCGACCCGTCCGCCGAACTCGCCCTCGCCGCGGCCGGGGCGGAACCCGTGGCCGAGCGCCCGCCCGGCTCCCTGCCGGCGCAGCAAGAGCTCCAG
The nucleotide sequence above comes from Streptomyces sp. NL15-2K. Encoded proteins:
- a CDS encoding polynucleotide kinase-phosphatase, producing MTITQKGRVLPVTDLSLVVLIGASGSGKSTFARRHFKPTEVISSDFCRGLVSDDENDQSATRDAFDVLHYIAGKRLAAGRRTVVDATSVQQDARRQLIDLAKQYDVLPIAIVLDVPEDVCAERNASRTDRADMPRRVIQRHTRELRRSLRHLEREGFRKVHVLRGVEDIENATVVTEKRFNDLTHLTGPFDIVGDIHGCSVELEALLGKLGYVDGVHPEGRTAVFVGDLVDRGPDSPGVLRRVMSMVTSGNALCVPGNHENKYGRYLKGRKVQHTHGLAETIEQMEDESEEFKQRVREFIDGLVSHYVLDGGKLVVCHAGLPEKYHGRTSGRVRSHALYGDTTGETDEFGLPVRYPWAEDYRGRAAVVYGHTPVPDATWLNNTICLDTGAVFGGKLTALRWPERELVDVPAEQVWYEPAKPLRAEAPGGHDGRPLDLADVHGRRVVETRHQGRVSIREENAAAALEVMSRFAVDPRLLPYLPPTMAPTATSHVEARGGAANEHFLEHPAEAFAQYKEDGVARVVCEEKHMGSRAVALVCRDAEAARERFGVDGPTGSLYTRTGRPFFDDETVTEEILGRLRTAIDEAGLWTELDTDWLLLDAELMPWSLKAAGLLRSQYAAVGAASGAVFPGALAALEGAAARGVDVSELLARQRERADAASAFTEAYRRYCWTTDGLDGVRLAPFQILAVQGRSLAALPHVEQLALLDRLVEHDGSGLLQTTRRLYVDTADPESVQAGVDWWLEMTGRGGEGMVVKPVGAVVRSEQGRLVQPGIKCRGREYLRIIYGPEYTRPDNLARLRGRFLNHKRSLAIREYALGLEALDRLAEGEPLWRVHEAVFGVLALESEPVDPRL
- a CDS encoding AAA family ATPase, whose amino-acid sequence is MTAQEQTAPDGWRVFHATGQAPAAAPQLPSAPPWRRFRGEPLQPAPPDDPQAALRRLGPDAVAPQLGSEEIDIVNAALLLRRPLLITGPPGIGKSTLAYVIARELGLGRVLEWNIVSRTTLRDGLYSHDAMGRAQAIAAWQAGLRDTADSGRADGTDRAPAADAGETGARDSLKHRQLPPLLGDFITLGPLGTALLPYDRPRVLLVDELDKSDIDLPNDLLHVLENGSYDVPELVRDAADTARVHTSDPGGRAVVRGGRVECREFPVVVITSNGEREFPAAFRRRCLPLELRTPTREQLLALVERHLGDGARGTEDLVDLFLQRVQAGGVHSLDQLLNAVQITTTGGFQADGNGRKLVEMLLRDLAKGR
- the fxsT gene encoding FxSxx-COOH system tetratricopeptide repeat protein, coding for MQPDAEAEAVPRWQEVADAVWLAAYWDHHGGPATARQDAAPGRGTARTDRRPARSEPAADAHRPQTPPASGLPSADAHLGGDLRAPDPLAPDEDPDGPRPLEPGGADTGGDFRLPRSPATATARLLPDPEGPRMLHLGRPLLPAAEPPQQSHGRRTALLARALHQLARRVPSRDTLELDEETTAEQGVADGMWMPFLRPARTPAFDLVLLVDDAPTMRIWQETTARLAEAAEHSGAFRGVRTVRVNVPRTGTATLRRGSEGAAADPAELLDGRGGRVFLIVTDGLTHGWAAPAADALLGRLAHAGPTALVHLLPPHLRRRTSLNPYDATLEAGGFGAPNDGLGHWAPPGGPDPMRPLPEAGDGSVPVPVLSLKPGSLAAWADLVTGERGVRRALPVVLAGTLTKGAPAPGLRAPRFSRAAAAAVRRFFTLATPAARRLATQLAAVPFEFDLVEQLRRRVMPETGPDHLAEILMGGLIDWDSAGDGRPDFADGVREALLATTTRSQLARTVSVVGELPAAGERGIALRAALLDPMGTTLPDPTERGWVRSELAVMRALSGPYSERANRIEPDPSRLTPGTAERVAAGLYGGAPGGVNHPDGGGSSGDGKGSDPASNLPDASGDLVPSLVTATQQEAPEAEPLMQSTTTATPALLVNVPLRNTSFVGRQALLRDVEEQLSAQDTAAVLPHALHGLGGVGKSQLALEYIYTHQHDYKVICWIPAERESLILAGLAALAAQLGVAPAGQDVGTPTANTAVPAVLEALRTGTPYDNWLLVFDNAEDVEVVRQYFPTNGPGKVVVTSRNRAWERVATPLPVNVFEREESIELLQKRSPGLSTEDADRLAEALGDLPLAVEQAGAWRAVTGMLVDEYLDLLAQRSPEILELDPNPDYPVSVAAAWDISLERIRENNPGARQLLDICASMAPEPIPRSMLRGGRGVNITAEVDPLLRESIKLNRAIRDLSQFSLVRVDPRSGTLQMHRLLQTVLLAKLSTEERDRMRDAAHQLLSAAKPGHHASSVEWRSYQALLPHILTSQAVTSSDTFVRELVHDTVLFLYYWGDHQGAADLGRQAWNAWLAASGEEDIHVIRMAKSFAFTLRQIGQITEAIPLTERALEVSRRIEVDPEDLIDSLCEMADARRYQGRFAEARDLGREATELARSLFGPDDPTTLRATHSWGVDLRLCGQFREALPLDQENARLRELMYGPDNFLTLNSLNGLSIDMRESGDYPGARDFQEDVHRRARTALGEEHPLTLRVARNLAVCRRRDGALAEAAKLSDETLRRFVARYGSVHADSLSTAINLSVDQRLAGDLDSSRQLGEETARRYATLLGENHAYTLLTQANLAATLRALGALDSAQELEDAAADRLAQTLGAKHVITLTVAVGRANTAYARLDFDRAHEIDQANVPLLAEIAGEEHPLTLSVTANLALDLRGLGRGAEADEMQREAVEGLTRVVRADHPWLVAARQRRRIECDMAPMPL
- a CDS encoding cation:proton antiporter is translated as MSPDALITHFVGASALILVAAHAAGWLARQLKQPYIVGQLTAGIALGPSLLGSVAPGAHEALFPEGIGPALTGFAQFALVVFLFAVGYELDLKLLGNRARTAVTVALAAFVVPMAVGSGCALLFREQLRDLGMPRDLTPAMVVFAGVALSITAVPVLTAIVRENGLARTVPGVVAVSAAGILDVIGWTVLAGTLMDSGGEQSLAWPWRVTIAAGFVALMVLTARPLLRRLLWGTRMEPSLRLALLLGFALGSAWVTHFLGLHVIFGALLAGVVAPREKGGILDPDLLRPLHDVSSLLLPFFFVISGQSVALNSMDATGWVAVLMVTALAVVTKIGSGTVAARLGGLDTHDARTVGVLLSARGLTELIALNAGLQAGLLSTPLYTVLVFMALATTLLTQPLLLLTQRLAERARPTPVVHDTAAPPPPTPQDGTRPAPVADVG